A window of the Parvularcula bermudensis HTCC2503 genome harbors these coding sequences:
- a CDS encoding TetR/AcrR family transcriptional regulator, translating into MSDTLPPPDARRYHHGDLRNAVIDAALALLEEKGVEGVTLRQCAARAGVSHGAPGHHFGDLRGVLTAIAIIGFERLVVSMEQSMMRAAVEDRVSALGAGYARFALNNQAHFSLMFQLDRIRPDDPEFLEASGKAWQLFEREVIRRFGPRSDIKRVRDILWAATHGRASLMISGQMKRPENLEADAKLLFDTFVTTPPPSEGEFGA; encoded by the coding sequence ATGTCCGACACGCTGCCCCCCCCAGACGCACGGCGATATCATCATGGCGATTTGCGGAATGCGGTGATCGATGCGGCGCTGGCCCTTCTTGAAGAGAAAGGCGTCGAAGGAGTGACCTTGCGCCAATGTGCGGCCCGTGCCGGGGTCAGTCATGGGGCACCGGGGCACCATTTCGGCGATTTACGCGGCGTGTTGACCGCCATTGCGATTATTGGGTTCGAGCGTCTCGTTGTCAGTATGGAGCAGTCGATGATGCGGGCGGCGGTGGAGGATCGCGTGTCGGCCCTTGGCGCCGGTTATGCGCGGTTTGCCCTCAATAATCAGGCCCATTTCTCGTTGATGTTTCAGCTCGACCGGATCCGCCCCGATGACCCAGAATTTCTCGAAGCGTCGGGGAAAGCGTGGCAATTGTTCGAGCGGGAAGTCATCCGCCGGTTTGGCCCCCGGTCCGACATCAAACGGGTCCGGGACATCCTTTGGGCTGCCACCCATGGGCGTGCCTCATTGATGATCAGCGGCCAAATGAAACGCCCCGAGAATCTCGAGGCGGACGCGAAATTGCTATTCGATACATTTGTGACAACGCCTCCGCCGAGCGAAGGGGAGTTTGGCGCCTGA
- a CDS encoding NAD-dependent epimerase/dehydratase family protein, translating into MKVMVLGGDGFCGWPTALHLSAQGHDVMVVDNLSRRKIDVELEVDSLTPIASFSDRIAAWERVSNHRLESAILDVANDYAGLYQTIERYAPDAIVHFAEQRAAPYSMKTAAHKRYTVGNNLGATHNLLAAVVETGRDIHIVHLGTMGVYGYGTAGMTIPEGYLKVKIDAGENGEVEQDILYPADPGSIYHMTKTQDALFFYYYAKNDKLRITDLHQGIVWGTQTAETRRDEELINRFDYDGDYGTVLNRFLMQAAIGYPLTVHGTGGQTRAFIHIQDTVKCVELAISNPPQRGDRVKILNQMTETRRVRDLAQMISDKTGVDIDQVKNPRNEAPENELRVENKQFRELGLNPTTLDEGLMEEVTEIAKKYAHRCDKRRIPCGSYWTQGGRAERL; encoded by the coding sequence ATGAAGGTAATGGTTCTCGGTGGGGACGGATTTTGCGGTTGGCCGACGGCACTGCATCTTTCGGCCCAAGGCCATGACGTAATGGTGGTCGACAATCTGTCCCGTCGGAAAATTGATGTCGAACTCGAAGTCGATTCCCTAACGCCGATCGCCTCCTTCAGCGACCGTATTGCCGCTTGGGAGCGTGTGTCCAACCACCGGCTAGAGTCCGCTATACTCGATGTCGCGAATGATTATGCGGGTCTCTATCAGACGATCGAGCGCTACGCCCCCGATGCCATCGTCCATTTCGCCGAGCAGCGGGCCGCCCCCTACTCGATGAAGACCGCAGCCCATAAGCGCTATACCGTCGGTAATAATTTAGGGGCGACCCATAATTTGCTGGCGGCCGTCGTTGAGACCGGTCGCGATATTCACATCGTTCATTTGGGGACGATGGGGGTTTACGGCTACGGAACCGCCGGCATGACGATCCCCGAAGGGTATCTCAAGGTGAAAATCGACGCCGGTGAAAACGGCGAGGTCGAGCAGGATATTCTTTATCCGGCTGATCCGGGGTCAATCTACCATATGACGAAAACCCAGGATGCGTTGTTCTTCTACTACTACGCCAAGAACGACAAACTCCGGATCACGGATCTTCATCAGGGGATCGTGTGGGGCACGCAGACCGCAGAAACCCGTAGGGACGAGGAATTGATCAATCGCTTCGATTATGACGGCGATTACGGCACGGTTCTCAATCGCTTCTTGATGCAGGCGGCGATCGGTTATCCGCTCACGGTCCATGGCACTGGGGGGCAGACGCGCGCGTTTATCCATATTCAAGACACGGTCAAATGTGTCGAACTCGCCATCTCCAACCCCCCTCAGCGTGGGGACCGGGTCAAAATTTTGAACCAAATGACGGAAACCCGTCGCGTGCGCGATCTGGCGCAAATGATCAGTGACAAGACGGGTGTCGACATCGACCAGGTCAAAAATCCGCGCAACGAGGCGCCGGAAAACGAATTGCGGGTCGAAAATAAGCAGTTCCGTGAATTGGGCCTTAACCCCACCACCCTCGATGAGGGGTTGATGGAAGAGGTGACGGAAATCGCCAAGAAGTACGCCCATCGGTGCGACAAGCGCCGCATTCCTTGCGGATCCTACTGGACCCAAGGGGGGCGCGCCGAACGGCTCTAA
- a CDS encoding MATE family efflux transporter: MTKAAGPSLTPSALLPKAFSLAWPASLAAMITPLLGLIDSAVLARAAGPAEIAGVALASAVISLFYWPLGFLRMSLAGLAARSHGDDDEAGLKRHLIQGVLLGAVLGGVFLLIRPLLAAFAPGLLADDAISPQATAAAVDYLGIRLIAAPAAIASYAAIGWLTGQGRTGLMMAVTVAMTVLNAVLDILFVLVLDWGITGIAVGTALAETIGALLFGGAVLLTLAQRGASLSHWPWRAPLEGIDRFLALNGNLFLRTLILASSFVYFVRAGSAFGDTVLAANQILMQIVLTAGLLLDGPAIAAESLIGTALGRRGGAEAFGVAVNATLRLTLMASLGLVVLLLVGEQLLLDLTLPSGRAEPVRHAAAAYYGWVAFSPIWLAPAFYLDGLYVGASRGRELRDSVLFAVFLYVIGIMLLRPFAGNHGLWMAFSVFLLARAGGLLYFWPRLVREETGGTIDRPFALLWWR; this comes from the coding sequence ATGACGAAGGCCGCCGGCCCCTCTCTCACCCCATCGGCGCTCCTGCCCAAGGCATTCTCGCTTGCCTGGCCGGCGAGCCTTGCGGCCATGATCACGCCGCTTCTTGGGTTGATTGATTCGGCGGTACTGGCCCGGGCGGCGGGTCCTGCGGAAATTGCCGGGGTCGCGCTTGCTAGCGCGGTGATATCACTCTTCTATTGGCCCCTTGGCTTTTTACGCATGAGCCTCGCGGGGTTGGCGGCGCGCAGTCATGGCGATGACGATGAGGCGGGGCTGAAACGCCATTTGATTCAAGGCGTGCTGCTCGGCGCTGTCCTTGGCGGGGTATTCCTTCTCATCAGGCCGCTACTCGCCGCCTTCGCCCCGGGCCTTCTCGCCGATGACGCCATCTCTCCCCAGGCGACCGCCGCCGCCGTGGACTATCTCGGGATCCGTCTGATCGCCGCCCCCGCGGCGATTGCCAGCTACGCCGCCATTGGCTGGCTCACCGGCCAGGGACGAACCGGCCTGATGATGGCGGTGACCGTGGCCATGACCGTCCTCAATGCCGTGCTCGACATCCTCTTCGTCTTGGTTCTCGATTGGGGAATAACGGGGATCGCCGTCGGAACGGCTCTGGCCGAAACCATCGGCGCCCTCCTATTCGGCGGCGCCGTTCTCCTCACCCTGGCCCAGCGCGGCGCCTCGCTTTCCCACTGGCCCTGGAGAGCGCCCCTTGAAGGCATCGATCGATTTCTTGCCCTCAACGGCAATCTCTTCCTGAGGACCCTCATCCTGGCGTCATCCTTCGTTTATTTTGTGAGGGCGGGCTCGGCGTTCGGGGACACAGTCCTCGCCGCAAACCAAATCCTCATGCAGATCGTGCTGACCGCGGGATTGTTGCTGGACGGCCCCGCGATTGCCGCAGAAAGCCTGATCGGCACTGCCCTCGGTCGCCGCGGCGGCGCTGAGGCATTCGGGGTGGCCGTCAATGCCACGCTCCGCCTCACGCTGATGGCCAGCCTTGGCCTTGTCGTCCTCCTGCTTGTCGGCGAACAGCTCCTCCTCGATCTGACCCTTCCCTCGGGACGCGCCGAGCCGGTGAGACACGCGGCCGCAGCCTATTATGGATGGGTCGCTTTCAGCCCGATATGGCTGGCGCCCGCCTTTTATTTGGATGGCCTTTATGTCGGGGCATCACGCGGACGGGAATTGCGGGATTCCGTCCTCTTCGCCGTCTTTCTCTACGTTATCGGGATCATGCTGCTCCGCCCTTTCGCGGGCAATCACGGCCTGTGGATGGCCTTTAGTGTGTTCCTTTTGGCGCGGGCCGGGGGGCTTCTTTACTTCTGGCCGCGCCTGGTCAGAGAGGAGACCGGCGGAACCATCGATCGCCCCTTTGCACTATTATGGTGGAGATGA
- the ccmE gene encoding cytochrome c maturation protein CcmE — protein sequence MTRSAPSPFRRRQRRLLILGIVLPAFAGATALALTALSRTQVYFYGPSALPSPQMLGDREVRLGGLVEKGSLSRGEGTTVSFTVSDGVAAVPVEFDGSLPALVAEGDGVIAQGTLNDQGIFIAETVLARHDENYMAPEVADALKATGEYEKYIESRRQ from the coding sequence ATGACACGCTCTGCTCCATCCCCTTTTCGCCGACGTCAACGGCGTCTCCTGATCCTTGGTATCGTTTTACCGGCTTTCGCCGGCGCCACGGCTCTGGCCCTCACCGCGCTTTCTCGTACGCAAGTCTATTTCTATGGCCCCTCCGCCCTTCCCAGCCCGCAAATGCTCGGTGATCGAGAAGTTCGCCTTGGCGGGCTTGTCGAGAAAGGGTCTCTTTCACGGGGCGAAGGGACCACCGTGTCTTTCACCGTCAGCGACGGCGTCGCGGCCGTCCCGGTAGAGTTCGATGGATCCCTTCCCGCCCTCGTCGCCGAAGGCGATGGGGTGATCGCTCAGGGGACCCTCAATGATCAGGGTATCTTCATCGCCGAGACGGTGTTGGCCCGCCACGATGAAAATTATATGGCCCCTGAAGTGGCCGACGCCCTGAAAGCCACTGGCGAATACGAAAAATATATCGAAAGCCGCCGACAATAA
- a CDS encoding glycosyltransferase family 9 protein has translation MARQMAGTRILVIKQEGLRQFVEAEPAFSTIRKNHPDAPIDLLTSPLFGQLSKGAPYFDRVLAAGSFADKPAQKELAAQLKRIGYAQIYDLDGTRATLDLKGLLASRRGPKWVGPRRPILRAMSREAGGVAGGVMRKLLADADLEVDDRLPDLRWALNGRKDAATMRPEWFGISGPFALILPSESPAKHWSADAYADIAKALREEGLSSVVLGGEHLAPLAAAIADKAAEKGRTVTAAPAVIDLTGKADLAQMTMLANECAFFVGELSDTLHLCLAVGVPGVVVMSTQETGDDDGLFGRNVVKVTADHLDQIRSDTVITMLRNMGLIEKSIPQLASGGR, from the coding sequence ATGGCTCGGCAGATGGCGGGAACCCGTATTTTGGTCATCAAGCAGGAAGGTCTCCGCCAGTTCGTCGAGGCCGAGCCTGCCTTCAGTACGATTCGGAAAAACCATCCCGACGCGCCGATCGACCTGCTGACGAGTCCTCTTTTCGGTCAATTGTCAAAAGGGGCCCCTTATTTCGATCGGGTCCTGGCGGCGGGGTCCTTTGCCGACAAGCCAGCCCAGAAGGAGCTGGCGGCGCAGCTGAAACGCATCGGATACGCCCAGATCTATGACCTCGACGGGACCCGCGCGACCTTGGACCTCAAGGGCCTTTTGGCGTCGCGGCGCGGCCCGAAATGGGTTGGCCCCCGCCGGCCGATCCTGCGGGCGATGTCGCGTGAGGCCGGGGGGGTCGCCGGCGGCGTGATGCGAAAGCTGCTGGCCGATGCCGATCTTGAGGTGGACGATCGCCTGCCTGACCTGCGCTGGGCCCTCAACGGCCGTAAGGATGCCGCCACCATGCGGCCCGAATGGTTCGGCATCAGCGGGCCTTTCGCCCTTATTTTGCCGTCCGAGTCGCCGGCGAAGCACTGGTCCGCCGACGCCTATGCCGATATCGCCAAGGCCTTGCGGGAAGAGGGGCTGTCAAGCGTCGTTCTGGGGGGAGAGCATCTTGCCCCCTTGGCGGCGGCCATCGCCGACAAGGCGGCGGAAAAGGGCCGGACGGTTACCGCCGCCCCCGCGGTCATCGACCTTACGGGCAAGGCCGACCTGGCCCAAATGACGATGCTGGCCAATGAATGTGCGTTCTTTGTCGGCGAATTGTCCGACACGCTGCATCTCTGCCTTGCCGTGGGCGTCCCCGGCGTCGTTGTGATGAGCACGCAGGAGACCGGCGACGACGATGGACTGTTCGGTCGCAATGTCGTCAAGGTCACCGCCGATCATCTCGATCAGATACGGTCGGATACGGTCATTACCATGCTTCGAAATATGGGGCTGATCGAAAAATCCATCCCCCAACTGGCCAGCGGGGGCCGTTGA
- the rpmE gene encoding 50S ribosomal protein L31 yields the protein MKKDIHPDYHIINVTMTDGTTFQTRSTYAEPGATINLDIDPISHPAWTGGPARITEKGRVSKFKSKFGNFGL from the coding sequence ATGAAAAAAGATATCCATCCTGACTATCACATTATCAATGTCACGATGACCGACGGCACGACGTTCCAAACCCGCTCGACCTATGCCGAGCCGGGCGCGACGATCAATCTCGATATCGATCCGATCAGCCATCCTGCCTGGACCGGTGGCCCCGCGCGGATCACCGAAAAGGGCCGTGTCTCCAAGTTCAAGTCCAAGTTCGGCAATTTCGGCCTGTAA
- a CDS encoding heme ABC transporter permease, whose translation MARHLSLLANPAVFMRVTKPIVPIAWALGVIGIGIGTMMAFFFSPPDHRQGEAVRMMYVHVPAAWLALQTYALMAVASFVGYVWRHRIADIAARVAAPIGLAFTALALVTGALWGKVTWGVYWDWDPRLTSMLILLFLYAGYIAIWMAFEDPVQAARMAALVAMLGAINLPIIKFSVDWWDSLHQKAAVIREGGPSMPASMLWPLLSMTLGYAAISAAYTLLRTRTAIRRQRQREAPARRPATVRLEAAS comes from the coding sequence ATGGCACGTCATCTATCGCTGTTGGCCAATCCCGCCGTTTTTATGCGGGTGACGAAACCGATTGTCCCCATAGCCTGGGCGCTGGGGGTCATTGGCATTGGCATCGGCACGATGATGGCCTTTTTCTTCTCGCCTCCTGACCACCGACAGGGGGAGGCGGTGCGGATGATGTATGTCCATGTCCCCGCAGCGTGGCTGGCCCTCCAGACCTATGCGCTCATGGCGGTGGCCAGCTTTGTCGGCTATGTCTGGCGCCATCGCATCGCCGATATTGCCGCCCGGGTGGCGGCCCCTATCGGCTTGGCTTTCACGGCACTGGCGCTGGTCACCGGGGCCCTTTGGGGAAAGGTGACCTGGGGGGTCTATTGGGACTGGGATCCCCGTCTGACATCGATGTTGATCCTCCTATTCCTTTATGCGGGATATATCGCCATCTGGATGGCGTTTGAGGATCCGGTCCAAGCGGCGCGCATGGCGGCGCTGGTCGCCATGTTGGGCGCCATCAATCTGCCGATTATCAAATTCTCCGTCGACTGGTGGGACAGCCTGCACCAGAAAGCGGCCGTCATTCGCGAAGGGGGTCCCTCAATGCCTGCCTCAATGCTGTGGCCCCTCCTCTCCATGACGCTTGGATATGCGGCAATCAGCGCCGCCTATACCCTTCTCCGCACAAGGACGGCCATTCGCCGTCAGCGGCAGCGCGAGGCGCCCGCGCGGCGTCCGGCCACCGTCCGGTTGGAGGCAGCGTCGTAA
- a CDS encoding MFS transporter → MTTTASTASFSRRFWPLFGAQTFGAFADNTLRQATIIAVYSAALAGADAEAFLLPGGLGIYAGGVVSVMFTLPVFLFSPLSGQLADIVPRHQLVRLLKGIELILMAMAALAFALGNGLFLISCLFLMGSQSAFFSPVRNALMPDYYPGRALHRANGYYNAALFVAIIAGIGIGGYFVGQDGGRTIVSCILVAAALSGLLLALFCPKVPAPANRKIDFNIPIVAIRLFAEVRRLDGVLFPMIGVGWYWLVGAMTLAFLPNFVNDTLGGDEAAITTTLVVSLIGAGFGSIAAGVISGRMTRPFLLSAAGLLITIICSLMIWIVTADFDMPPEGLLSPSNSVLLLALIFFSVGNAFFMIPLLAAVQSRAPDGRRAKIMGAANMTYGAFSTLGGVMVIPILAAGIDARDLFLVLIIAQAIVLGIMVFLGRRLPAGERPPFSGEVITPHFEDGA, encoded by the coding sequence ATGACGACAACTGCTTCGACGGCCTCCTTTTCGCGTCGCTTCTGGCCTCTCTTCGGGGCCCAAACCTTTGGCGCGTTTGCCGATAACACCCTGCGACAGGCGACCATTATCGCCGTCTATAGCGCTGCCCTGGCCGGGGCGGACGCCGAAGCTTTTCTCCTCCCTGGTGGGCTTGGCATTTACGCAGGCGGTGTTGTCTCCGTCATGTTCACCTTGCCGGTCTTTTTGTTCTCCCCTTTATCGGGCCAACTCGCCGACATCGTCCCTCGTCATCAATTGGTCCGTTTGCTGAAGGGGATTGAGCTGATCCTGATGGCCATGGCCGCTCTTGCCTTTGCGCTTGGCAATGGGCTGTTCCTGATTTCTTGCCTCTTCCTGATGGGAAGCCAGTCGGCCTTTTTCAGTCCTGTTCGGAATGCTTTGATGCCGGACTATTATCCCGGCCGGGCCCTGCACCGCGCGAACGGTTATTATAATGCTGCGCTGTTTGTGGCGATCATCGCCGGGATCGGCATTGGCGGATATTTCGTTGGGCAGGACGGGGGCCGAACCATTGTTTCTTGTATTCTCGTCGCCGCCGCCTTGAGCGGACTCCTTCTCGCGCTGTTCTGTCCAAAGGTTCCGGCGCCGGCGAACCGAAAAATTGATTTTAACATCCCTATCGTGGCCATTCGTCTTTTTGCGGAGGTAAGACGCCTCGATGGGGTTCTTTTCCCGATGATCGGCGTTGGTTGGTATTGGCTGGTCGGTGCCATGACCCTCGCCTTCCTCCCCAATTTCGTCAACGATACGCTGGGCGGTGATGAGGCGGCGATCACAACAACGCTGGTCGTCTCTCTCATCGGGGCCGGTTTTGGCTCTATCGCGGCGGGGGTCATCTCGGGCCGCATGACGCGCCCCTTCCTTCTCTCAGCGGCGGGGCTTCTCATTACGATTATATGCTCACTGATGATTTGGATCGTCACAGCCGATTTTGACATGCCGCCGGAGGGTCTTCTCTCCCCGTCCAATTCCGTGTTGCTGTTGGCCTTGATCTTTTTCTCCGTCGGCAACGCCTTTTTCATGATCCCGCTCCTCGCGGCGGTGCAGTCCCGCGCCCCGGACGGACGGCGAGCAAAGATCATGGGGGCGGCGAATATGACCTATGGCGCTTTTTCGACCCTCGGCGGGGTGATGGTCATCCCGATTCTCGCCGCTGGGATCGATGCCCGGGACCTGTTCCTCGTCCTGATCATCGCCCAGGCGATTGTTCTCGGAATCATGGTGTTCCTCGGACGACGCTTACCCGCCGGCGAGCGCCCCCCCTTCAGCGGTGAGGTCATCACGCCGCATTTCGAAGATGGCGCCTAA
- the cysQ gene encoding 3'(2'),5'-bisphosphate nucleotidase CysQ gives MVFPLLRSSASFGNMSTLPSTARLDDLIRLSLAAGDVIMEVRSRAFEVQEKADGSAVTAADQAAEEVITAGLNALDNSIPIIAEEAASEGKIPEAGSRFFLVDPLDGTKEFINKRDEFTVNIALVVDGLPVMGVVFAPAKGILWAGDPDGAIRQKASGSPFALVGEPEPIRARDVPADGRIAIASRSHRSPETDEALQKLKTGDIRSAGSSLKFCVIAEGEADVYPRLGRTMEWDTAAGHAVLKAAGGRVHVFANGEEQGPLTYGKVERDYDNPHFIAWGA, from the coding sequence TTGGTCTTCCCTTTGCTGCGATCCTCCGCCAGTTTCGGCAATATGAGCACGCTTCCCAGTACCGCCCGCCTCGACGATCTCATCCGCCTGTCGCTTGCCGCGGGGGACGTCATCATGGAGGTGCGCAGCCGCGCCTTCGAGGTTCAGGAAAAGGCCGACGGCTCTGCCGTCACCGCCGCTGACCAAGCGGCGGAGGAGGTCATTACCGCAGGTCTTAATGCGCTCGACAACTCGATCCCGATCATCGCCGAAGAGGCGGCAAGTGAGGGGAAGATCCCCGAGGCCGGGTCGCGCTTCTTTCTCGTCGACCCCCTCGATGGGACCAAGGAATTCATCAATAAACGGGACGAATTCACCGTCAATATCGCGCTGGTGGTTGACGGCCTCCCCGTGATGGGCGTGGTCTTCGCCCCCGCCAAGGGCATTTTGTGGGCCGGCGATCCCGACGGGGCGATCCGTCAAAAGGCCAGCGGGAGCCCGTTCGCCCTGGTTGGGGAGCCTGAGCCCATCCGGGCGCGGGATGTTCCCGCCGATGGTCGAATCGCGATCGCCAGTCGTAGTCACCGCAGCCCCGAAACCGACGAAGCGCTCCAAAAGCTGAAGACCGGCGATATCAGATCCGCAGGATCGTCGCTGAAATTCTGCGTCATCGCAGAGGGAGAAGCGGACGTCTATCCGCGGCTGGGCCGGACCATGGAATGGGATACCGCCGCAGGCCATGCGGTGTTGAAAGCGGCGGGCGGCCGGGTTCACGTCTTTGCAAATGGCGAAGAGCAGGGGCCCCTCACCTATGGCAAAGTCGAACGGGACTACGACAACCCCCACTTCATCGCCTGGGGCGCCTGA
- the queG gene encoding tRNA epoxyqueuosine(34) reductase QueG, which yields MAKSNGTTTTPTSSPGAPDVDGTALRDDAASIKQAIRAEAHTLGFEACRFTAPTLPPQMGEGLTAMVEAGYHGEMDWLADRQEQRSAPRRLWPEVRSVIVLGVNYGPSDDPLARLDQRSLGNISVYAQNDDYHDLIKKRLKRLGRWIGQTYDTDLKVFVDTAPVAEKPLAAQAGLGWQGKHTNLVSRSYGSWLFLGVIYLAIELPPDSAETDHCGQCRQCLDICPTDAFPAPYQLDARRCISYLTIEHKGTIPMPLRSAMGNRIYGCDDCLAVCPWNKFAKATEEPAFLPRAALRAPQLADLSALDDAGFRALFRKSPVKRIGRDRFVRNVMIAIGNSGNAALRSALRPRLADPSPPVRAMAVWAWRQLDGDDTVLRTAMAHEQDPEVLAEIDSTTV from the coding sequence ATGGCAAAGTCGAACGGGACTACGACAACCCCCACTTCATCGCCTGGGGCGCCTGACGTCGACGGCACCGCCCTGCGGGACGACGCCGCCTCGATCAAGCAGGCCATCCGAGCCGAGGCCCACACCTTAGGGTTCGAGGCGTGCCGCTTTACCGCGCCGACCCTTCCGCCCCAAATGGGGGAGGGTCTGACTGCAATGGTCGAGGCAGGATATCATGGCGAGATGGACTGGCTGGCGGATCGGCAAGAGCAACGCAGCGCCCCTCGCCGATTATGGCCGGAAGTCCGTTCGGTCATCGTCCTCGGCGTCAATTACGGACCGAGCGATGATCCCCTGGCGCGCCTCGACCAGCGCTCCCTCGGAAATATCTCCGTCTACGCCCAAAACGACGATTACCACGACCTGATTAAAAAGCGGCTCAAGCGTCTGGGGCGGTGGATCGGCCAGACCTACGACACCGATCTGAAGGTTTTTGTGGACACAGCCCCGGTCGCCGAAAAGCCCCTGGCCGCGCAGGCCGGCTTGGGCTGGCAGGGAAAACATACCAATCTCGTCAGCCGGTCATATGGATCGTGGCTCTTTCTCGGGGTCATCTATCTTGCGATCGAGCTTCCCCCCGATTCGGCTGAGACCGATCACTGCGGTCAGTGTCGCCAATGCCTCGATATTTGTCCGACCGATGCCTTTCCCGCGCCCTATCAGCTCGATGCGCGCCGCTGTATCAGCTATCTGACGATTGAGCATAAGGGGACCATCCCTATGCCGCTCCGTTCCGCCATGGGTAATCGCATCTATGGGTGTGATGATTGTCTGGCCGTTTGTCCCTGGAATAAATTCGCAAAGGCGACGGAAGAGCCTGCGTTCCTGCCGCGGGCGGCTCTCCGCGCGCCCCAGCTTGCCGACCTTTCCGCTCTTGACGATGCGGGTTTTCGCGCCCTTTTCCGAAAATCGCCGGTCAAACGAATCGGGCGAGACCGCTTCGTCCGTAATGTGATGATTGCGATTGGGAACAGTGGCAACGCCGCCTTGCGATCGGCCCTTCGGCCCCGGCTCGCAGACCCCTCTCCCCCAGTGCGGGCCATGGCGGTCTGGGCGTGGCGACAGCTCGACGGCGACGACACCGTGCTGAGGACGGCAATGGCCCATGAGCAAGATCCCGAGGTCCTGGCCGAGATCGATAGCACGACAGTCTGA
- a CDS encoding ABA4-like family protein — MSLDTLFGLANAFVLVGWIALLLRPGWGVTQRLAGVIIPGLLAMAYVLLLTSVVQSGLPEEAGFSSLAAVEALFGQAQGAGALAAWLHYLAFDLFVGAWEGRDSRAIGLPRWLLVPSLLLTFMAGPLGLLVYLIGRTLWSRGVPRP; from the coding sequence ATGTCTCTCGACACTCTGTTCGGCCTCGCCAATGCCTTTGTGCTGGTGGGCTGGATCGCCCTCCTCCTCCGCCCCGGATGGGGGGTCACGCAGCGCCTGGCGGGGGTCATCATTCCCGGCCTTTTGGCGATGGCCTATGTCCTGCTGCTCACAAGTGTGGTGCAGTCGGGCCTCCCCGAGGAGGCGGGCTTTTCAAGCCTTGCGGCCGTCGAGGCCCTATTTGGGCAAGCGCAGGGTGCAGGCGCCCTCGCGGCATGGCTGCACTATCTGGCTTTCGATCTGTTCGTCGGCGCATGGGAGGGGCGGGATTCCCGGGCGATCGGTCTGCCCCGCTGGCTGCTCGTGCCAAGTCTCTTGCTCACCTTTATGGCAGGTCCCCTGGGCCTCCTTGTCTATCTCATTGGCCGGACCCTGTGGAGCCGTGGGGTCCCCCGTCCATGA
- a CDS encoding gamma-glutamylcyclotransferase family protein gives MFFFYGLLQPGFSNAASRLVARKLTPLGAAMTKGTLFAIEGPSGAYPALIPGATGTVHGSLYAKGPQWEDSDLARLDKFENVVPSRPGQSEYRRAVIDLIGPDGDALTATAYIYPERPKGARRILTSDFAYWLKVSGKRAWRD, from the coding sequence ATGTTCTTTTTTTACGGTCTGCTGCAACCGGGCTTTTCCAATGCGGCAAGCCGTCTAGTCGCCCGAAAGCTCACCCCTCTCGGCGCTGCAATGACGAAGGGGACACTCTTTGCCATTGAGGGGCCGAGCGGTGCATACCCCGCCCTCATTCCAGGGGCGACGGGGACAGTTCACGGGTCACTCTATGCCAAGGGGCCCCAGTGGGAGGACAGCGACCTCGCCCGCCTCGACAAATTCGAGAATGTGGTGCCCTCTCGCCCCGGCCAATCCGAATATCGTCGGGCCGTGATCGACCTGATCGGCCCCGATGGCGATGCCCTGACGGCGACGGCTTACATCTATCCCGAAAGGCCCAAGGGGGCGCGAAGGATCCTCACCAGCGATTTTGCCTATTGGCTGAAGGTGAGCGGCAAGCGGGCGTGGCGCGACTGA
- the infC gene encoding translation initiation factor IF-3 — protein sequence MNVTPPKQTGPRVNEKIRAANVLLIDEEGEKRGPMPLEEALGLATEAKLDLVEVASGNDTPVCKLMDYGKFKYQQQKKKAEAKKKQKVVEIKEIKMRPNIDKHDYEVKTKAMRRFFDEGDKVKVTLRFRGREMAHQERGMELLNRVREDFEGTTKVEAMPKLEGRQMMMVLAPR from the coding sequence ATGAACGTGACCCCGCCTAAACAAACGGGGCCGCGTGTGAACGAAAAGATCCGAGCCGCCAACGTTCTCCTCATCGATGAAGAGGGTGAAAAACGAGGGCCAATGCCCCTGGAGGAGGCCCTCGGTCTCGCTACGGAAGCCAAGCTTGACCTCGTTGAGGTGGCGTCAGGAAACGACACACCGGTCTGCAAGCTCATGGACTATGGGAAGTTCAAGTACCAGCAGCAGAAGAAAAAGGCCGAGGCGAAGAAAAAGCAAAAAGTCGTCGAGATCAAAGAGATCAAGATGCGGCCGAATATCGATAAGCACGATTACGAAGTGAAGACGAAGGCCATGCGGCGCTTCTTCGACGAGGGTGACAAAGTGAAAGTCACCTTGCGGTTCCGGGGGCGCGAGATGGCCCACCAGGAACGGGGCATGGAGCTTCTCAATCGCGTCCGAGAGGATTTCGAGGGCACGACAAAGGTCGAGGCGATGCCAAAACTCGAAGGGCGGCAGATGATGATGGTCCTGGCCCCCCGCTAG